The proteins below come from a single Aegilops tauschii subsp. strangulata cultivar AL8/78 chromosome 6, Aet v6.0, whole genome shotgun sequence genomic window:
- the LOC141025687 gene encoding uncharacterized protein: MASPQSSNSNPFAGLVPDATAVRDLDIHTRVPIKLDQSNSSYYAWKTYFNLVFREYHLLEHVDGTVDGDLMVDDPDWAAIEASLIRWFYLTVSPDIFHTVVSEDDDACAVWTKINNLFTDNKLQRLVFLQQEFFGCHQDDSSIDDYCMRLKRLADELRDIGAKVSDALMLSTLTAGLNEDFGNVASNLSLLPNPTF; this comes from the coding sequence ATGGCGTCCCCTCAATCCAGCAACTCCAATCCATTCGCCGGACTCGTACCCGACGCCACCGCCGTCCGTGATCTCGACATCCACACCCGTGTTCCCATCAAGCTTGATCAGTCCAACTCCTCGTACTACGCATGGAAGACCTACTTCAACCTCGTCTTCCGCGAGTACCACCTCCTCGAGCACGTCGACGGGACCGTGGATGGCGATCTCATGGTGGATGATCCGGACTGGGCGGCCATTGAGGCCTCTCTCATCCGGTGGTTCTACCTCACCGTCTCCCCGGACATCTTCCACACGGTCGTCTCGGAGGATGACGACGCGTGTGCCGTATGGACCAAGATCAACAACCTCTTCACCGATAACAAGCTTCAACGTCTTGTGTTTTTGCAGCAGGAATTTTTCGGGTGCCACCAAGACGATTCCTCCATCGATGACTACTGCATGCGTCTCAAGCGCCTCGCCGATGAGCTCCGTGATATCGGCGCCAAGGTGTCGGACGCGCTCATGCTTAGCACCCTCACCGCCGGCCTCAATGAGGACTTCGGCAACGTGGCTTCGAACCTCTCCCTGCTGCCGAACCCGACTTTCTAG
- the LOC141025689 gene encoding secreted RxLR effector protein 161-like: MLNCKTASTPVDTKAKVSALEGSSAPDAAFYRSIIGALQYLTLTRPDLQYAVQQVCLHMHSPRYSHWTLVKRILRYIRGTMTMGLTLTASSSIDMVAYSDADWAGCPDTLRSTSGYCVYLGPSLISWSSKRQPTVSRSSAEAEYRAVANAVAECSWLRQLLQELLCVVPKATIVYYDNISAVYLSANPVHHRRTKHIELDIHFVREQVALWKARSVSLDRVLLETDCAMQYLIATLVELVDGQT; the protein is encoded by the exons ATGCTTAATTGCAAGACCGCATCCACGCCTGTTGACACCAAGGCGAAGGTTTCTGCTTTGGAGGGTTCCTCTGCGCCAGATGCGGCGTTCTATCGCTCCATCATTGGCGCCCTGCAGTATCTCACCCTCACTCGGCCTGACCTGCAGTATGCAGTTCAGCAGGTGTGCCTCCATATGCACTCCCCGCGTTATTCCCATTGGACTCTGGTGAAGCGTATCCTTCGGTATATACGCGGCACTATGACCATGGGGCTCACCCTGACGGCTTCCTCCTCCATCGACATGGTCGCCTACTCCGATGCTGATTGGGCTGGCTGCCCAGACACGCTTCGTTCTACGTCAGGCTATTGTGTCTACCTCGGGCCTTCGCTGATATCGTGGTCGTCCAAGCGGCAGCCAACGGTCTCTCGCTCGAGCGCCGAGGCGGAGTATCGGGCGGTGGCTAACGCCGTTGCTGAGTGCTCTTGGCTCCGTCAGCTTCTTCAGGAGTTGCTCTGTGTGGTTCCCAAGGCCACGATCGTCTACTATGACAACATCTCCGCCgtctacctctccgccaaccccGTACACCATCGCCGtacgaagcatattgagctcgaCATTCACTTCGTTCGCGAGCAGGTGGCTCTTTGGAAG GCTCGCAGTGTGTCGCTGGACCGTGTGCTG